AGATTAGGGAAATAGAGCCTGCTAGAATTCCTGCCAGGAGCTTTTTGTTCCCTTTATGGCCTGGGAGATCAAAAGCAATTTTAGTCAACCCATAAGAAAATTGGAGGAGTTCAAAAATCTCAAAGCAAAAGTAAAGCTAAGGAAACTAGTTTCTAAAGGACATTTTTCACAGCAAAGTTTATAACCTGATGCTTCAATGCAATTTTGTCACTATTTATGCATAACATGGAAGATTCAGAATACATGTATGACATAGAGCAAGCTAGCACCCCATGGCATCAAGCACTAACtagtatatataattatatatgtttGACATGGAGCAGATTCATTCtattcctttattttattttcaagatATAGGCTGCATTTGGGTCAATAGCATAATTAAGTGCTTATCACATAAGTGCTTATCACATAAGTGCTTATTGATAAGCTATTTTGAGAAGCTTAtagaaataagctcaaaataggttATAGTATGTATAAgtgtgcttattcataagctaatatgAGCAGCTTATGAAATTAAGCTCAAAACTCAAATAAGTTCCAAACACTTTGGATAAAGCATTTATGCTACAAGATCAACACAAATAAGCTCTCACAaaaaggataataatcataatataACCTAAAGGCTAGAGCTCATTTAATTTCACTTgtgattgaaagaaaaaaagatataAGATAAGTAGATGGAATTAAAAAAGCAGCACCTAGTTCTGAAGCTGCTACTTTTACATAAAGGTCTTGTGCTCCATATGGTAGAGTTCTCATGTCTACAATGTCACTAAACCAAAGCAAGCAACCACTTCCACCATCTCTAATATCCAAATTTGCATATGCAGTGCAAGAGCAGTTTTTCAAACACATGTTCTCACACTGTTTCAGGTTCATCTTCACGTTAAACCACGAGTGAGACGTGTTGGGAAGCTTCACACTTGGAACCTTCAGAAACCCATCTCTGCTATCACACTCCAATTTTGTTCTCCTAACACACCCACCAGACCAATTTAAAGAGTTCCATTTTTCTAGTGACTTGGGAATGAAACCATGCAGGCAGTCACAAAATGGAGTGTTGTTAACATCACAATTAGCATTTGCGCCGCAAATTGCGTAATTGTCACACTGGTCAACAGGGCCAGCTAGTAGAAGCTGCCAACTCTCTGTCTGATCTGACCACAAAAAACTCTGCACAATCCCTGTTGAAGTGAGGATGAACCTTGAAATAATGGAACTACTCAAAAGTTCATATCCATAAGAAACATTCGTCCCAGTTAACACAATCCCTGTGAAATTAAAGTACTTATTCAGCGTTTGCGACGGAATCCCCGCGAAAAAATAGCCATTCCATGATCCTGCTCTGAACAACAAGGTCCTTCCATATGTAATAACTGCTTGAGGAAGGCCATGAGTATCGATAAAGAATGAATATGGCCCTATGGCAGGATCTTGTGTGTTTCTCCAAGATGTCAAAGATGTATTCTGGCCACTTACCTTGCTACTTCTGAGCCTCATCCCTGGAAGTAGAGTGTCACCAGGATAATCAAAGCTTTGCCACAGAAAATTCGCAGCCGCAGAACTATTCGCTTCTTTCACTACAAGGTTTCCTGACTGCAAAAGCTGCACAACTGGTTTCTTTGCAGTTGCTGATAAATTGGAGGACCAGATGGTTGCTCCTATACTGTCAAGAATAACAAGCTTTCTTCCATTTTTCAACTGCAAAACACATGAGGAGTTTCCTAGTGGGGTATCTCTATTGGCCACCCACACAACTGTTCTAGGAGAAATATTCTTGTACCATACACCAAAGTACAAGAAGCTATTTGAATCTCCAAAGCTGAAGAATCCAGCTTCAAAAGTTCCTGATTGTGAGATTAGAGTCTCACTACCTTTCAGAGATTGTCCTGCAGAGATGGTGTCCAACGCGTTGAGCCGGGGCGTGAAGTAAAACAACAAGGATACCAGAAGTAGTACCTTGGAGCTTTCCATTTGAACTTCACTCAACTGCTTCACAAAATTTGGTGTTTTTGTGAGTAATGCAGCTACAGCAAGCCAAAATATTCTGCAGTGAAAGGAAGTTTACCATTTTCAGATGAGAACAATTCACTAAGTCAAACTGTATTTTAATAATTGTCATTGCCAAGTCAAAACTTGATCAATCATAATCATAATATTGTAGGCATACTTGTTTACCGAGAATCTTTTTTCTGTTATAGATCATATGATTATTTATGACAAATAGCtatattaaatttgtttaatAGGTCATCGAAAATTTTATACTGGAACCACTTTCTTCTGCAATTAGAGTGCTACATTGTAAGACAACGCAATCATAAACAATCTAATTCAAAGCAAATGAAAGGCCATTATTGCAAGTTTGACATGTACACTTGTCTTCAAAAAATAATGGTGAAATTTATAAAAGTATAGTGTACCTTGAagctttcaaatttcaattcatAGTCTCTTGGTTTGAGGATTTGTCTGAATTTCACTCAACTGCTTCCCAAATTTGGCGTTTGAGTTAAAAAAGCAAGCCAAAATACACTATGCTGGAAAAGATTTGTAACTTGACTAGGAGCATGGGAAAAACATGTCTTCACACCACAATTTCATCCACACTCGGGTTGAGATAGAAATAGAAGAGGGAAATGTCACTACAAGAAAGAATAATGTTTatttcacacc
This portion of the Lotus japonicus ecotype B-129 chromosome 3, LjGifu_v1.2 genome encodes:
- the LOC130749604 gene encoding G-type lectin S-receptor-like serine/threonine-protein kinase At4g27290, which gives rise to MESSKVLLLVSLLFYFTPRLNALDTISAGQSLKGSETLISQSGTFEAGFFSFGDSNSFLYFGVWYKNISPRTVVWVANRDTPLGNSSCVLQLKNGRKLVILDSIGATIWSSNLSATAKKPVVQLLQSGNLVVKEANSSAAANFLWQSFDYPGDTLLPGMRLRSSKVSGQNTSLTSWRNTQDPAIGPYSFFIDTHGLPQAVITYGRTLLFRAGSWNGYFFAGIPSQTLNKYFNFTGIVLTGTNVSYGYELLSSSIISRFILTSTGIVQSFLWSDQTESWQLLLAGPVDQCDNYAICGANANCDVNNTPFCDCLHGFIPKSLEKWNSLNWSGGCVRRTKLECDSRDGFLKVPSVKLPNTSHSWFNVKMNLKQCENMCLKNCSCTAYANLDIRDGGSGCLLWFSDIVDMRTLPYGAQDLYVKVAASELGHKGNKKLLAGILAGSISLILVIILIGVVILWWRMKLKKKDKNKTKIWSHTDVRENEDIDIPIFDFSTIAKATNHFSISNKLGEGGFGPVYKGTLTNGQDIAVKRLSNNSGQGSEEFLNEVALIANLQHRNLVKLIGCCIQDDERLLIYEFMINRSLDNIIFDQIKSSLLHWTQRFQIISGIARGVLYLHEDSRLRIVHRDLKTSNILLDEHMNPKISDFGLARIFGVDEAEGKTKRVVGTFGYISPECIRGSFSVKSDVFSFGVIVLEIICGKKNMEFFHNYNLDLLCYAWRVWSEEKPLELIDESLGDSMALSEVFRCIHIGLLCVQERPEDRPDMSGVVLMLNGEKSLPIPKEPAFYPQQFGSSSNNYELGSTNEISVTQLDAR